CCCTGCCGCAGGTGGCGGGGTCTCCGGCGTGCTTGGCAGGGCAATGGGATTCAGCAATTCTGGCGGCGGTAGTGCAGGCAGTGGGAGTTTGGGGGGAGAAACCGGGTCTGGTTCTGTTTTCTCAGGTGCGGCCCCGGCCATGCCCACGAGTGGTGGTGCCGGCACATCCGTTCGCTATAACGGCAGCATGGCTACTGCTGCTCCAGCCATGGCTTCCGGCGGATACGCTGGTGGGGCTAGCAGAGACACTACCTATGATTCCGGCTTTGGCACCGATAGCACAGCGCCTTATGACGCTCCTGATGATGGTGCTTCTGCCCTCCCTTCCATGGGTTCCTCGGGATTTATGCGCAACTCAGTAAGGAGAAGGAGGGAAAACCGAAAACCTCCAGCGTGGGATGAGGATGATTTAGATGACATATTCATTGATTGAAAATTGATTCAGGAATTTAAAGCTGGGATATATGAGTAACATAAAAGATTTGAACACCTCCTTTAAAACCATGAGAACCATTTCACTAGCCTGTATTATTGGGTTCGTGGTATTAGCGGTAAGCGCAGGATATGGGTTCTACAAGGTCACCCAGGATGCGGGGCGACGGGTGTACGTGGTAACTAATTCGGGTTCGGCAGCGGCTCTGGCCGTTGAGGAGGATACCCATACGCCGTTTGAAGCCCGGAACATGGTGAAAGGATTTATGAAAACTATGTTTGGCCATGACCAATACACTTTCAAGCAGAACCTTGATGCTGCTTTGCCTTTAATTGAAGGTGCAGGCGGCCGCAGGATCTTCGAGAACTTTAACCGGGGGCAAGTGTTGCAGAATTACCAGAGATACTCGGCACGCTCAGTACTGGACGTGGACAGCATCTATTTGGACATGAAAACCCGGCCCTATTCGGGCAGAGTCTACACCAAACAGCGCATTTTTATCGGCGACCAGCAACGGCAGAGCCTGCCGATGGCGGCCAAGTTCAACCTCGTGGAGACGGACCGCTCTGATGAGAATCCTTATGGGCTGCTGATCACAAACTTTGACTACATCGCCTATAACCCACCGGTTTCGCGTGAAGAAAAAGAATTCCTGCAGCAACAGGAAGCTGAACGGCAAAGAAGACTCCGGGATGCCGCCGCAGGGGCAGGTGTAGCGCCACCTCCCGGCTATTCCACACCGGCACCGGCGGATGGTTCACCGGCTGCCCCTGGAGCTGTACCGCCTAATCAGTAAACTTCCAAAATTCCATGTTATGAAAAATACATTCTTTGGGTTTGTTATTTTCCTCTTGTCTCTGGCAGCAGGTTCGGCCAGCGCGCAAAAAGTAACCCCGCTTTCGGATATAGCCGTGTCTGATTCCTCTACCACTTATATGGTCTTCAATGGCCCGGTTTCCTTGGTGGATGTGGGAATGGCCGGGAATTACCTGGTGAAGATCGAGGCAAACGCTGTCTTTGTCCGGGCCAGGAAAAAGAACACCGTGCCTACCCCTATCCTGATCCGTTACGGCTCTGAATACTGGATGGGACGGCTGGTGTACGCCCCTGGCCCTGTGATGCAGCTGTATGATTTCAAAGACGGCACACCCAGCTTGAATAACGGAACGGGTTCTGCCTACTCGGGAAGCACCCCGGATAATGAACTGGCAATGGATAAATCAGCGGAAAAGAAAGAAGTGATAGAAAGCAACCTGCTCAAGCTGCGCAAAGCCAAAGAAGAGAACCAATCGGTGGCGGTGGTGGAAAATGACCTGGTGCTGTCGCTGGCCAACATCCGCAACGACAAAGACTTCACATATCTGCGCTTTAAGGTTATCAATAAGACGAATATCGACTACAACGTGGATTTTATTGATTTCCAGCTGGTGGAGAATTCCGAGAAGAAATTCCTGGGGAGGAAAAAGAATGAAGCCAGACGGCCCCTGGCCCCGTCCGGTGGTGAATCAAACCAGAATATCACCGGGCGTTCCACTGGTTACCTTACCTATGCTGTCCCGCTTTATGCGGCCACGGAAAACGGTTACCTGGAAGTGACGCTGCGGGAACTTAACGGGGCACGGGTACTGGTACTCCCTATTCCTTCCAAAGTAATAAACAGGGCTTCTACCATTTAACGATATTGTAAGAATGGATAACCTAAACGAGTATGGCCCTGAAAACGACTTCAGGGACTCCCCAACTACCAGTTATTCCGCGCCGGAGAAAGCGAAACGCACGCCTGTAGAAATACTGAAAGAGCACTGGTTCAAGTTACTGCTGGGCTTGGTGATGCTGATTTTCGCCGGGCTGTTCCTTTGGCTGAAATCGGCGCAGAACGCTGCTGAGCAAAACACGGTACCGGTGGCGGCGGCCTCCGAGAACATTGAGCAAGCTATCCCTGACGTGGTAACGGATAACCTGGGAAACAAAACGCCTTCCGCTATTTTAGAGGAACAGCGCAAAGCCGAACAGGAGGCACAGTATGCGCAGGCTGCTCCGTCGGAAGAAGAGGTAGCCAATGCGTTTGTGGTAGACACGGCCGGGCAGGCGGCACGGAGGCGATATAATTTGCAATTGCAACAGCAGGCAAAGCTGGCAGCCCAGGAGGTCGATACTGTGGAAACCACGGTCCAAGACCAATCCACCGGTCAATACCGCACGCAACAAATCATCGTACCGCGTAATACCAACCGCCGGAGCGGGTCCCGCCCAACCGCCAATAACATGGTGGCGCCTGCTTACGATGCGGACGGAACCCCCTTCGAGACAAACCCGGAAGTTTTGCGGATGCTGGCCGCCTCTTCCCCGCAGACCCGCCGGATATATGAGCAGACGACTGGAAAGCGTTACCGGGAACCTGGTGCGGCCAATGCCCCCAGAGAGGCGCAGGCAGCCCTGCCCGGGGCCGACGGCTTCAATACCTATAAAGTGACGAATGCCCGTTTCAACCCAGGAGATTCGAATACCCGACAGGGAACCCTTACCCCTGATGTCTTTTATAAATGCGTGATTTCCGGGGAGCAAAAAATAAGAACCGGTTCTGTGGTAATCATGCGCCTGCTGGAGGATGCCGTGGTATCTGGGGTAACCTTCCCCAAAAACATGGTTTTTGCCGGTATCGCCAAGGTGGAATCCAACCGGGTGACGGTACAGATTGAGCGCTTAGGCCCTACCAGGGTGAAAGCTGACATTTTTGATTTCAATTATATGCCGGGTATCATGATAGACCCGGAAAAGAAAATCGCCAAGGATGCGAACCAGGGAATATACGATGCGCAGCGGCAAGCAAGCCAGGAACTGAGCACGGCCATTGACCGTTCAGCCTCGGCGGCAAACTCGGTGGTAGGGGTGGCCGGTAGGGTTGCGGCCAACGTGGTCTCCAAACCCAGGTCCCGCCAACGGCTGAGGGATGTCCTTCTGCCAGACGGGTATCCGATATTAATTACTTCCGCTGCGGCGGGGCAAATGGCTCCCGCTGCCAGCGCAGGGGCAAATTGATTTATTGAGTTCAATTTAAAAAGGTGTTGTATGAAAAGAGTGGTTATTACGGTATTGGCGGCAGGGCTGCTGGTATTCCGTCCCAGCAATACGGACGCCCAGATGGTGGTGAACGACCCTATCCACATGGGAGTACATATCAGTGATTTTGCCAAACGCCTGGCGCAATGGGCGGAAACAGTGCAAAATTACCAGGTGATAAAAGATGCGAAAACCATTGCCGGGGTGACCAAGGATATCACCGGGGAAGTAAAGGACCTGACTTCTGAGGGATTGGCCTTGCAAAAACAGATTCAAGAAGACCTGCGGAAAGTAAACAGCATCGTGGATCTGCGCATATCCAACCCGGCAGAGTTGTTCGCCCGGGCCCTGGCCATGTCCGGGGGCAATTCCGGCACGCACTACATGCCGCACTTCTCAAAGGCCCAGCGGCTGCGGGTGGCCCTGCAGAACAACAATCCGGAGGAAGACATCAAAACCATCTTCTCTGTGTTTTCACGGACTTCTGGGGATTCTGACAACAATGACCGCATGAGTTCGGCGGAATATGTAGAACGCCGGGAAGAATCTGCGGTTTCTGCCTACGCCTACGAGGAAATGAACCAGAAAAAGAAAATCCAGACGGCTCTGAATTATTACAAGATTGCCGATGAAATGACCGAGCAAAGCATTGAGATGAACGCCACCCTGAAGAACCCCGGTCGGTATTCCATGACCGAGGGGGAGCGCATGGCCATGATTAACTCCTCTAACGAGAACATGGTTCGGGCCATGCAACTGCGGCAGGAAGCTGACAGGCTGATTGCGGAAAGTTCCCAGAAAGGGCCTGCGCATATTGCCGCTGAAATGGTCTATACCGACCTGATTGCGCAAAAGCAGTTGATTGATTTGGAAAGAAGGACTAAAAATTATTAAGAGATGAAGAAGGCGCTGCTCTCCCTGCTTTTATTTATCGGCCTCAGCACATTGTCACCTGCACTGGCACAACGGCACGTCAGACACATTTCCGCTTGGGGTGCGCATTATGGCCGTACCGAAAAGGGGAAATTTTACGAGGGTAGTTATATGAATTACCTGACTGATAAACTGAGCGTACGGGTCAGCGGTTTGAGGGAGTTTGGCGACTTAGAGGTAAGTGGGGAATACTCTGCCTTCAGTGGCCGGGGGTTCTTGGCACCGCAGTTATTCCGGATTGGTGAATTCGCCTATTTCCACCTGCTCTTTGGAGGTGCCGCTTCCTATGAAAGGACGGGGGAAGATTCCGACGGGGAAGGGAGTAATTCGGGCAGACGCGAACGTTTTACCTACGGGCCTCAAGCTGGCGCCGAAGTGGACTTCTTCTTTGGCAATCGGATTTCGTTGGTTGCAACCGGGATAAAGGGGAAGACGTTTAACAAGACTCACTTGGACGAGTGGCCAGGCTTTTTCAGTCTCGGCCTTAGATACCACTTCAGATAATTTCCTATATTAATAGTAAAAAGTACCCTCCTTTTGGCAGGGTACTTTTTTTTTAGCCATACATTTATAATGTATATTATTTAAACTATAAATGTATCATATTATATACAGACCTCGTATTATATGAAATGAACGCAGTTAAATTTATTACTTGCAAGCGAATAGAGAGCGGAGGAATAACTGCTTTCATATACAGCATTTATATAATTGCCAGCTATGAAAATCTCGGATGAACCAGTTAAACTGTTTTTAGAATTGCAAAAAAAGCTTCCCGCAGTATTAGCCTCTTTTGGAATTAAACAGGTCTACGTCTATAAGGGGATTGGAATGCCACGCCCTACCTGGGAGGTGAAGAAGAGAAACCAAACCTTTACCATTTCAGAAATGCAGGACATCTGTGACTTGATTAATACTGGTAAAACCAAACCAAGGGAGCATAATAAAAGTAGAATCGTGGAAGTCAAAAATTGATTTTATAATTTCAAAAATGTACGGTTATGGGTAGTATGTTTTTGCAGGTAGATACCCCTAACATGATGTTCAGGGATTTATTGGAGCCTATAGCTGGGCCACTGACAATAATAGTAGTGGTGGGGGCAGTTGTCTATGCGTTCATAAGGAGAAGAAGCTATAACCGTAAACTTTATAACGCCATTACCCGGCCTACGGTGATATACCAGCAAGGTGCGGCCCCTACTCCGGCTATTCCTGTAGATGGTTCGCCTGCTTTATCTACAGAAGAATTCCTTAGGCTATCCTGGGAGGAAAGAGAGGCCCTTTACAGAAATAGAATCATAGAGCTAAGGGATACGAACCGGAGACTGAGGGCCAGAATGAAAGAGGCAGGATTACCGACAGACTAATTTACAATTGCAAAATGAAACCTTTGGATATTGAGGGGCTGGCAAGGCAGTCTGATTTCGACTACAGTTTCAACGGGGATATACTAACTATCCGGGACCTGGATAAAGGCAACAAATCAGTAACCAATAACATTGATAACATCTTAGCTTATATCAATCTATTCATCCCTGTATCTGATTACCTGGTTATGTATTTGGATTCCTCCGGAATTTGGGATGGTGTGGCCATTCAGGAAATTCCGGGTAGTTTCTCCTGCCGATTCTTCCCCTTGAATGAAAAGGACTATGATAAAGCAGTAGTTAAAATGAACTTTTTACAATTGTAACGCCATGAACCTGTATCAATTTAATTTTTTAGACCGAAACGGTAGGGCCAATGTAGTTTGGGACTTAGGAAATTTCATTAAAACTATAAATCAAAACGGCGTATGCAAAGCACTCTATGCCATGGGTGATTTCTTTGCAGAAATACACTTTTCACCGGAAGATGGAATTAAGGATGTGCGGGGGTTTAAAAGTAAAACCCGTTTATTACCCTATAAAAATATAGGATTGTCCCTGTTGACTGTTTTAAACTAGTTTAGCCCAAAATCAACCGGCTCTCCTAGAAAAGACAGAAAGTATGTAATCATTAGGGCGGTAGGGGAAAACAAAATCCCTGAAGTTGGTTCTACCACAACCTACCTATCTAAAATACAAAGTATAAACTTAAATCCGGAATCATTTGTATTTATTATTTCGGATTACAGTTCCAAGTCGGAGTAAGCATTCATACTTTAAATTTTAACCGATTTATATAACTTTTATCAAAAATTATATAACATCATAATACAAAATTGTTTATACTTTTGCAAGATTGGAATTAGTATGTCGGCAACTCTCTTTGATTGTTACCGTTTGATACTTAGACAAATAGATAGCATCTTAGATGAAGGCACTGCAAAAATTTATTCACCTTAGCTTAATTGCAGCCATTTTACTGGCTTCTTTTGGCTTCCGCGTGAATATCTCGCATTGCTCAATGAAAGAAGGCCAGTCTATTAGCTTTTTTTCATCCCCCACCTGTTGCTGCGGGAAAACCGCAAAAACCCCAAAGAAGTCCTGTAATGACATGTCTTGTGTCATGCAGAGGGGAGTAGCCACGCAGACAAATTTCAACTCCGCGGCCCAGCAGGTAGCAAAGACGGTGAAAGAACCGGTACTGTCCCCAAACTTTACCGAAACAATCCGTCCTGCCATTCTTGAAGCTGAACCTCACTTTACATTGCCACCTCCGTTCTCCGGCAGGTTCATCGGCATTTTAAATCAGACGTTTATTATTTGAGTACCCAATCTTTAGAAGTGGCCAATTATCCTTCCTTCGGCTTTCTTCTATCCTGTAAATTCATAACAGCTTTGTGCAACTAGGCTATTGGTCCAAAAGACTAATATGACTGCTTGCATTTCAACCTTGCTTTAGCCTCATGCTTTAGGCAAATCCGCATTCGCTGATTCCTGAATTTATAGCCTCTACTTATCTTATTTTTCTTTACAGTTAAACTGTCACTCAGAGCATCTGAAATGGCTAATCCTTCATTGATTGGCTTTTGGGTGCTTATGTGTCTGGAAGACTGATTATATGTATTTCAAATTTATAACCCTACCTAATTATGAAATATTTAAAAGTAACAATGGCTGCGGTCTGCCTCGGCTTGACTTCATTCTCAGCCTGTAACAGCTCTGGAACAGAACAAAAAGCAACTGAAGGAACAACTTCTGAGGCCCAGGTAGCCGGAGTAACCTACACTTGCCCCATGCACCCAGAGGTGGTGAGTGACGTGAAGGGCAAATGCCCTAAGTGTGGCATGTTCCTAGAGGAAGTTAAACCAGGCGAAAAACTGGATTCTGCCGCCGCAGCCCAACAGCACCACGAAGGAGAACAGCACTAGTCTCTTCTGAATTTCTTACGGTCAAGACTTATTGCTACCGTCGTTTTGGGGTTGTCTTAAGTAAAGCAGCCCCAAAACACTAAGCCATCAATGCCATATATCTTACTCATTTTATGATTGGCAAATTAATTTCTTTTTCGCTCCGTAACCGGATGATTGTCTTGCTCATAGCCGCAGGCATGTTTGGGTGGGGAGCTTATTCCGTCACCACCAGCAAGGTAGACGCCATCCCTGATCTTTCTGAGAACCAGGTGATCGTGTTCACCGAGTGGATGGGTCGAAGCCCTCAAATTATTGAGGACCAGGTGACCTATCCCTTGGTGACCAACCTGCAGGGCATGCCCCAGGTAAAATATGTACGGGGTGTCTCTATGTTCGGGATGAGCTTCATCTACATCATCTTCGACGACCAGACAGATATCTACTGGGCACGTGAGCGGGTTCTGGAACGGTTAAACTACGCCAACCGGCTACTCCCGGAGGGGGCCATACCCACCTTAGGCCCAGATGGCACCGGGGTTGGGCATATCCTTTGGTACACCCTAGATGCCCAAGGCATGGACCTAGGAGAGCAAAGGGCGGTCCAGGATTGGTACGTGAAGTTCGCCTTGCAGAATGTGCCGGGCGTGAGTGAAATCGCCTCTTTCGGGGGCTTCCAGAAACAGTACCAAATTACCGTTGACCCTAACAAACTCACTTACTACAACCTGTCGGTGCCGCAGGTGATGGCCGCCGTGAGGGCCAACAACAATGAGAGCGGAGGGCGGAAGTTTGAGATGAGCGACATCGGCTACATCATCAAAACCACGGGCTATCTCGAATCCATGGAAGAGATAGAAAGCATTCCCATCACCACCCAAAATACCATTCCCGTGAGTGTGCGGGATGTGGCCACCGTGCAGATGACGGGGGAAAGCCGCTTGGGCATCTTTGATCTGAACGGCGAGGGCGAGGCCGTGGGCGGTATTGTGGTGATGCGGTACGGCGAGAATGCCGAGGAGGTCATCCGGAACGTCAAAGCCAAGATGGAAGAGGTATCGGCGGGTCTGCCGAAGGGCGTCAAGTTCAACATTGTCTATGATAGAAGCGGACTCATTAATGAGTCTGTGGATTCCATCAAAAAGACGCTGATAGAGGAGATGCTGGTAGCTTCTGCCATTGTGTTCCTGTTCCTTTTCCACTGGCGCAGCGCCCTTATTATTATTATTCAATTGCCGCTTTCCATAGCCATCGGGTTCATCCTTTTGAACGCCTTTGGTATTACTTCCAACATCATGTCCTTAACAGGAATTGCACTGTCTATTGGAGTGATTGTAGATGACGCCATTGTGATGGTAGAAAACGCATACCGGCACCTAGCAGATGCCCAATTAGAAGAAGAGAACCATGGATAATAAAAAGCGACTGTCCATTATAGAGAAAGCCTCTAAGCAGGTGGGGCCCAGTGTGTTTTGGAGTACCATTATCATTATAACCTCTTTCTTGCCAGTATTCCTTCTAACTGGGCAGGAAGGGCGTCTTTTCAGTCCCTTGGCTTGGACAAAGACCTTTATCCTTATTGTAGATGCCTTTGTGGCTATCACGGTTACGCCGGTACTTTTGTCCCTTCTCTTAAAAGGTAAATTTAAACCAGAGAGCGCAAATCCCATCAACCGTGGGCTGGAGAGATTTTATGGTCCAATCCTACGCTGGTGCCTAAACTGGCGAAAAACCACTATTGGCCTCAATGTCCTCGCTTTGGCGGTGAGTATTCCGATGCTGATGAGCCTGGGTTCAGAGTTCATGCCTCCCCTGGATGAAAGTTCTATCCTATTTATGCCAGTGACTTTGCCTGACATCTCCAATGCCGAGGCAAAACGCATTCTGCAAGTGCAGGATAAGATTATCAAGTCAATGCCAGAGGTGGAGCAGGTATTAGGCAAGGCGGGGCGGGCAAATACTGCCACAGACAACTCCCCCATCAGCATGATTGAAACCATCATCCTACTGAAGCCTCAGTCAGAGTGGCGGGAGGGCATGACCAAAGCTAAGATCATCGCAGAGTTGGACCAGAAACTACAGATACCGGGCGTGATCAATGGTTGGACCCAGCCCATCATCAACCGCATTAATATGCTGGCGACGGGAATCAGGACAGACGTGGGGGTTAAAGTATATGGCCAAAGCCTAGACTCAATCGCAGTGGTATCTGAGAAAGTTCGCAACGCCCTGCAACAGATAGAGGGGGTAAAGGATTTGTATATTGAACCCGTCACCGGTGGGCGCTACCTGGAGATACAGACACGGCGTGAGGATTTGGGGCGATACGGCCTTTCCGTCAATGATGTGAACAGCGTGGTGGAGTCTGCCTTGGGAGGTGCCAGTATCGGCAACACGATTGAAGGCCGGCAACGCTTCTCTATTAATGTTCGTCTGGCGCAGGAGTACCGCAATAGCATTGACCGCATTCGCCGCATCCCTATTCAGTCTGGGGTAGCTGGCACTGTGCCACTTTCCGCGGTAGCCGATGTAAAGTTTGTGGACGGACCGCCCATGATCACTTCAGAAAACGCTCAGCTGCGGGGGGCGGTACTATTTAATGTGCGCGACCGTGATTTAGGCAGCACGGTGCAGGAGGCCATCAAAACCATCAATCAGGAGGTGACGGGAATCCCTAACGGCTACCACTTGGAGTGGAGCGGACAGTGGGAAAATCAGATCAGAGCCAACCAGACGTTGAAGATTATCATTCCCCTGGTAGTGCTCATCATCTTCCTGATCCTGTATTTCTCCTTCGGTTCTTTCAAGGAGGCTTTGCTAAATCTCATCACCATTCCATTCGCTTTGGTGGGCGGGGTGTTCATCGTGTATTTCTATGGCATCAACCTGTCCGTGGCAGTGGCGGTGGGATTTATTGCCCTTTTCGGGATGGCTGTGGAAACCGGCATGCTCATGGTTGTGTACCTGAATGAGGCCATGAACGAGTTGGTGGCGAAAAAGGGAAACTCCAGCCAAACCATCACCAAGCAGGATATAAGGGAGTATGTATTTCAGGGAGCGGCTAAGCGGCTAAGACCTAAAATAATGACCGTTTCAGTGTCGCTGTTCGGTTTGATACCTATTCTATGGGCCACTGGGGTAGGCACGGATGTGATGCTACCCATCGTGCTGCCGCTCATCGGCGGCGTCTTCACTTCTTCCATCCATATCCTGCTGGTAACCCCCGTGGTATTTGAGATGACCAAAGAGTATGAATTGCGAAAACACGGCAAACTAGAGATTTATGATGTCAAACATTAGAATATACCTGGGTGCCTTGCTCTTGCTGTTGGCTATGTCTGCCAAGGCCCAAACACCAGTTCTGCCACTGGATACGGTGCTGAGCCGCATATCCCAGAACAACGGCATGCTCAAGGAGATTGAGTTTAGGGCCAAGGCCCAGAACGCCATGGCCAAGGGTGCAAGGAGCCAGATGGCCCCCATGGTGGGTGCCGGGGTCTTCATGTATCCCTATCCAGGGCAAATGAAAATGACGGGGGAAGAGATGGGAGGGCAGGACGACGCCATGTACATGACGGCGGTGGAGCAGGAGATCACCAACCCCGCCAAACTGAAAGCCCGTGAGAAGTACCAGCTGTCCAGAGCCGCTATTGAGGAGGCCGGAAGGGATATGACCTTCAACCAACTCAGGGCGCAGGCCAAGGCTGCCTACTACCAATGGGTAGTGCTGGAGAAGAAACGGTCTGTGCTGGCCGAGAGCCAGCGCATCATGCAGTTCATGCTCAAGCTGGGAAAGGTTCGTTATCCCTACAACCAGAGTTCCCTGGGTAGTATATACAAAGCAGAGGGAAGGATAGGGGAGGTAGAGAACATGCTCACCATGACCGATAGCGAGATTGAGATGAAAAACATCCAGTTGAACATGCTCATGAACCTCCCTCCGGAAAATAGATTCAGGGTGGATACTACCGTGCGCGCACCTGAATTCATCGTGTTGCCAGACACTGGCGCTTTAAGCGCCGCCCGCAGTGACATACGCCAGATAGACCGAACCATCGAGTCTATGCAGCTTAACCTGCGGCTGGAAAACCTGCAGCGCAAACCGGATTTCGGGATTCGGTTCGAGAACATGATGCCCCGCGACAGGATGATGCCGCAGTCCTTTACCCTGATGGGCATGGTCTCCATTCCCATTGCGCCCTGGTCCTCCAAAATGTACAAGGCAAACGCCTCTGCCATGAACCTGGAGATCCAGGGGATGCATAAAGGAAGGGAGAGTCTTTTGAACGAGGCCCAAAACATGGTGGCGAGCATGGCTTTGGAACTGCAGGCGAAACGCACGCAGGTCCAGAACTATGAGAAAAAAATCATCCCGGCCCTGCGGCGCAACTATGAGACCACGCTCCTAAGTTATGAGCAGAACACAGGCCAATTGCCTTTGGTAATTGATGCATGGGAGGCCTTGAACATGGCCCAGATGGAATACCTCAATAACCTGGAGCAACTCTACCTAATAGGTGTGAACTATGAAAAAGAACTGGAAAAATAGGTTACTTGGGTTGATTCTCCTGCTGTTGCCCTTCTCCTTTACCGCCTGTAACAAAGAAAAAGAGGAGGCTACCGGCATGGAATATACCTGCCCTATGCACCCGCAGATCGTGCAGAACAAACCCGGTTCATGCCCCATCTGCGGCATGGATCTGGTGGCCAAGCAACCCGCCAATGCACCGGGAGTGGCCGTATCCACTGATTTAGATTATCTGTTGCAGCCATCTAACCAGGCGGTGGTTTCTTCTGTGCAGACCACGCACCCCGTGCAGAAACCGCTGGAGCAGGAAATCACCATGTCTGGCGTAGTGACCTATGACACGCGCCGGCAGTATATCATCCCCGCTAGGTTTGGCGGACGCGTTGAGAAGTTGTACGTGCAGTTTAACTACCAGAAAGTAAGCAAAGGGCAGAGGTTGTATGACATCTACAGCCCAGAGCTGGTCACTGCCCAGAAGGAACTGCTGTACCTGCTCCAGAACGACCCCAGTAACACGTCCCTCATAGCCGGCGCGCGCCAAAAGCTACGCTTGTTGGGTGCCACTGATGGGCAGATAAGGCAGTTGGCCAGAACGGGTAAGGAATCTTATACCTTCTCAGTATACAGCCCCTATACCGGCTATGTGTTGGATCCGGCAGTGACGGCAACCCCAACAGTAGCGCCAGCATCCGCCTCCGCCACAGGTGGTAGCGAAGACGGCATGGGCGGAATGGGCGGTTCAAGCGGCAGTGCCTCTAGCACAACAAACGCACCCGTTTCGGCTCCCCAAGGATTCGCAATCCGGGAAGGCATGTATGTGACAACCGGGCAAGCACTGCTAAAAGTAATTGACGCCTCCCAGGTTTGGGCGCAGTTCAACGTGGCCAGCAATGTGGCGGGCCAATTAAAGAAGGGGACTCCCATCACTATTTCCTTTAACCAGGTGGAGGGTAAAACCCTGCAGTCCTCGGTGCATTTGGTGGAGCCTGTGTATGAGGAGGGGGATAATTTTGTGCAGGTGAGAGCCTTGCTTCCGGCGAAGGGAAATCCGATTCTAATCGGCCAGGTCATTACAGGGAAAGTAACCTATGCCACTGGCTCCGCCCTGTGGGTTCCTAAGGATGCAGTTCTGGACCTCGGGGGCCAGTCGGTAGCATTCCTGAGAATGGACGGAATGTTCAAACCCATTGGTGTGCGCGTGGGGCAGAGGGCGGACGGTCTGTTAGAGATTGTGTCAGGGCTGAAAGTGAGTGACGTGATAGCCGCCAATGCGCAGTTCCTGGTGGACAGCGAGAGTTTTATTAGGATAGCAGACACAAACAGATGAGACATATAAAAAACCTATTCACCGTTTTACTGGCAACTGTTTTTTTGATGGCCTGCACCAAGACGGACGAGCATGCCCACGCAACGGAAGATACCAGCTACACCTGTCCCATGCACCCCCAAATTGTGGAAGGCGAGCCTGGTTCTTG
This sequence is a window from Rufibacter sp. LB8. Protein-coding genes within it:
- a CDS encoding conjugal transfer protein TraK — translated: MSNIKDLNTSFKTMRTISLACIIGFVVLAVSAGYGFYKVTQDAGRRVYVVTNSGSAAALAVEEDTHTPFEARNMVKGFMKTMFGHDQYTFKQNLDAALPLIEGAGGRRIFENFNRGQVLQNYQRYSARSVLDVDSIYLDMKTRPYSGRVYTKQRIFIGDQQRQSLPMAAKFNLVETDRSDENPYGLLITNFDYIAYNPPVSREEKEFLQQQEAERQRRLRDAAAGAGVAPPPGYSTPAPADGSPAAPGAVPPNQ
- a CDS encoding DUF4138 domain-containing protein codes for the protein MKNTFFGFVIFLLSLAAGSASAQKVTPLSDIAVSDSSTTYMVFNGPVSLVDVGMAGNYLVKIEANAVFVRARKKNTVPTPILIRYGSEYWMGRLVYAPGPVMQLYDFKDGTPSLNNGTGSAYSGSTPDNELAMDKSAEKKEVIESNLLKLRKAKEENQSVAVVENDLVLSLANIRNDKDFTYLRFKVINKTNIDYNVDFIDFQLVENSEKKFLGRKKNEARRPLAPSGGESNQNITGRSTGYLTYAVPLYAATENGYLEVTLRELNGARVLVLPIPSKVINRASTI
- the traM gene encoding conjugative transposon protein TraM, whose product is MDNLNEYGPENDFRDSPTTSYSAPEKAKRTPVEILKEHWFKLLLGLVMLIFAGLFLWLKSAQNAAEQNTVPVAAASENIEQAIPDVVTDNLGNKTPSAILEEQRKAEQEAQYAQAAPSEEEVANAFVVDTAGQAARRRYNLQLQQQAKLAAQEVDTVETTVQDQSTGQYRTQQIIVPRNTNRRSGSRPTANNMVAPAYDADGTPFETNPEVLRMLAASSPQTRRIYEQTTGKRYREPGAANAPREAQAALPGADGFNTYKVTNARFNPGDSNTRQGTLTPDVFYKCVISGEQKIRTGSVVIMRLLEDAVVSGVTFPKNMVFAGIAKVESNRVTVQIERLGPTRVKADIFDFNYMPGIMIDPEKKIAKDANQGIYDAQRQASQELSTAIDRSASAANSVVGVAGRVAANVVSKPRSRQRLRDVLLPDGYPILITSAAAGQMAPAASAGAN
- a CDS encoding heavy metal-binding domain-containing protein, coding for MKYLKVTMAAVCLGLTSFSACNSSGTEQKATEGTTSEAQVAGVTYTCPMHPEVVSDVKGKCPKCGMFLEEVKPGEKLDSAAAAQQHHEGEQH
- a CDS encoding efflux RND transporter permease subunit; protein product: MIGKLISFSLRNRMIVLLIAAGMFGWGAYSVTTSKVDAIPDLSENQVIVFTEWMGRSPQIIEDQVTYPLVTNLQGMPQVKYVRGVSMFGMSFIYIIFDDQTDIYWARERVLERLNYANRLLPEGAIPTLGPDGTGVGHILWYTLDAQGMDLGEQRAVQDWYVKFALQNVPGVSEIASFGGFQKQYQITVDPNKLTYYNLSVPQVMAAVRANNNESGGRKFEMSDIGYIIKTTGYLESMEEIESIPITTQNTIPVSVRDVATVQMTGESRLGIFDLNGEGEAVGGIVVMRYGENAEEVIRNVKAKMEEVSAGLPKGVKFNIVYDRSGLINESVDSIKKTLIEEMLVASAIVFLFLFHWRSALIIIIQLPLSIAIGFILLNAFGITSNIMSLTGIALSIGVIVDDAIVMVENAYRHLADAQLEEENHG